tctcttcctctctctctccctctctctccctctctctccctgatgtccgactatccactgtcctatttctccaataaaggcagaaaatgcacaaaaatatgTAGGAGGTTTTACCGAATCTGTCGATGTCTACCAATTTAATTAGGCTGTGcaaatttaaaatgatatttttaaaacaaataatataaGAATAGCCGTTACTCTGTAATTAACCTACAGACATACATcgtcaacaaaaaatacagcATAAATAGAGATAAAGAGAAATAAGGGCCACTGCAATTGTAAAGAATTGTattaatcaacattttttaCAGCTTTTGCAGATTAGCGTGGGAAACTTCCAGTGAGTGAACTGAATACAAcccattcataaaaaataaaaaaaagggcaagATCAATAAGATGACCTGCACAGACAAAAATCAGAAGTCAGGTcaagagaaatatatatttttaaaagattttgaGACATACATGGATCGTGAACCCCCAAAAACTGAATCTACAAGACATATAATTGcactttaatacattttgtagggataaaaaaacgatttaattacatttcttttaagcTGCTTCATATTGTTTTTGGCTAACATTGTAGTTTGACATTTAGGCCTTCACCAGCAGGCTCCACATGGCGTGTTGTCTTCTATACACGTCTCCACACGTGATCTACAGTGAAACGAGATGTACTGAATGAATACACAAAATAACATGATGTCTTTTTAACACCAGCAGTATTGGACAATGTCTTATTATTCGTACGTACTTAGTCACTGCTTTGCAGGCACAACCTATTCTTTGATCCAGGTCCTTCCTTAAAGTCCCGAGGGAATCACAGGTACAGgccctgaaaaaaagaaactggactGATAACTATACACCTATTAAATGCCAAGCAAAAACTTTACAGGACATCCAGACAGTTATACAATTATACTCTACAGCATGAAGGCAAACAActgctttaaagaaatgaacTCGTACCTAATCTCCTCAGTGACCAGAACCACAGTGAGGTTCTTTACTCTGGGTGGTTGAAGATTTGGAACCTCTACACCTCCAAAGAAACTAAAAGTAAAAtcaaaaaagcaaaagcaagCTCATCAAATCAGAGCTCTCACATGAAGCAACGTAATGTTCGAGTAAAGAGCGgagaaactttattttatttttttcactgaagGGTGGGGTACACATGTTGAGTGTAGTGCAGCTCACCTTTTAGAATCGTATGGCTCTTTTCTCTCACCATCAAGCATTACTGATGCTCCCTCACAGGCATATTGtgcaaactacacacacacaccgtcataCATGTCACTAACCAAATCAGTGTATTTTTGGTTCAAActattgatttttcttctgGATACTTACCCTGGTTGAGGCTATTTTCCAGAATGAGCTAACAGGGTTGGGCAGGCAGTCCTCACAATTCTCAGTGAATGTTTCTGGATTAACaaagacatgaacacacaaagaacacattGATGAATGTTACTTTTTCACAATTTAGAGTCACAATTCACTTTGGCAGAAGCATGTAGCTGAGCTAATTATTACAATTGCcatcatttgacatttttggcCCATATTTGCAGgtaatttgatattttaatgacaATACTGATGTGTTCTTGTCAGGTTCTTGTTAAGTTTTTCACTGGGACTGGTAGCCTATGTTGTGTTTAACatgagcgccctctggtggagccCCTGCAGACTTAAGTGGTGAGCCCTGTTAATTGTTGCCGGTCTCAGCTGTAAGTTGTCCCCATGGTAACGTGATTTGTAAATTATGCTCCGCAAAAATACGACACAGTAATTTCGTTTTTTCTTGGTTTAAGTGCTTTTTATCTTCGTGGTAAGTTGAGGACAGTCTATGAATTTAATATCAAACAGTTTTGTGACTTTTGTACGGATTTTTTGAACAGTAATCTTGTCTCACCTTGTTGTAAAGCTATGATAGCTTCGTCATTAACTTACTAACCGTTAGATAACAGTTAGCATAATGTTTTAGCCATTTCTGtagcttgttttttatttttttattttattttatacaaaaaTTGGCTGTGAGAGACTCAATATATGTAGGCTATGTTGGTGTCAAGTACacgttttaatacatttaaatataaactgGCCAATTTGCACTGTCGTGTTCCTGTGCAATATCTGCAGCTTATTACTTGAAAGCGTGTTGGAGCCAAATGTGAATATTTACACCTGGTTTATCACACAATACAATAGTAGACTACACAATCAATGGAGGAGACAATACAGTTCTTGTGTAAAGATTGGCTTTAAACATTTGGATGAATGATGTATTTATCCGTGTATTTCTGTGGGGTTGATGCATgcaagtttttgtctttttagctGCTACACCAATCTGTTTCCATTTTTAAGGCTATATGCCATACACTGTGACTCATGAATCTTACCATTGTTTCCCTTTTCCCCACACCAGCTCAGTCCATTCAGTACATATCCCAACAAAGTGTCCTCCAAGGTGAAGAAGCAATCTCTCTTCTTGGTGAACTTATGGACCAAATCCTTCGTTTTGCTCCAGAACATCGTCTAATACCAGAAGAGTTGATGTGACGTTGGTAAATATGTATACACATAAGAATCTGCTTTAATTAATGTGATTAAGGCTGATCATATGTTTACTTTGCCACATGGATGCTTGAAGGGGGTCTCAGCAAAGAGTTGATCATAGTTTTGGTCAGAAAAGTTACATTTCTCCTTTCCTACGTAGGCCTGTTCAAAGTTAGTCCAAATAGTTTCACAGCTGAaaaattaatgtaaataaataccGTAGTcaatttcaacaacaaaatagtgtcaacaaactgaaataCAGAGACTTACATGTGTTTTTCCTCTGGAAACTCCAAACACTTCTTCATGAATGTTTCCCTGAACTCAGCTTTTTGAGTCAGAAGTACCGAAGAAACAACAATAACCACGACAACCACGACAGTGACAATAACCCCGATGGCCAAAGCCTTTTTAGAAACCATTTTAAAGCTTCCtgtagtggtgggcgatatataAAGATTTtagatctgccaaagcagggagatcgtagaaccgggctaatgtgtttattctatcatgctgcagtttatgctccgactctccgacacagacgcgtctccctccctccttttttgctccgcagcggtgaaaacaaaaatgaaatgaaagtccGCAagaagaactccatcccggttatgaTGAGACTGTGGTCGAGCTGAGCCTCTTCCTTCCTGCGCACAGCAATACTCTCACATTGAAAGGTTCACACTTCCCCTTCTAaagttcctgtgtgtgtgtcgacaTACATACGCCCTCGCTTCACACATATAATAGAGGTGACATTCTAGTTCTACACCGACAAGAATGAATCCATCAgtaggtgtgtgttttaataagtactttcttttcttttcagagatATCGTGTTTTCTTTATCTTCATACACCCTCGTCTAAACTGAGGCAGCAGCTTCCAGtttcaaatgatcaaaaaagaaacacaaaagcacAAGTGTTCAAAAGTTGGACACATAACTAAGACAACAAACTGAGTAAAATGTGTCTGGAAACTCATGTGGAATAGAAGTAACTAGTAAGGCTGTGGGGTTTGAGATAAGTGCCCACAATACTCATTGAATCATTACAGACATAgcactgaaaataaatgtatcattaGGATTACCTTTCAAGATTTCTTAACTAAACATCACTTCATTGCGTTTTGACCTTTTCATATTAAACCAGAGACTGCTTTCATTTTTGctcaaattatttttattgtgcgATCACAACTGAGTCAGTCAAATCACATTTTAAGTAACTCTTGACATTTACAGACTCCATAAGCAGGTATTTAATATGTTCTCCACCTGGGATCTGCAATGAAGCAaagaataaaaactttatttatataacacctTGAAAAACACggacataaaaaaagaataaaggaaaagaaaccaaacacagaagagcaaacacagacaaacataaacaacagcaagaatataGACAATGCAACATAATacagaacaacaaagaaacaacccAACAGCATAAGAACCCACACAACAATAGACCCAACAAAAAGATGACCTGCACAGACAAAAATCAGAAGTCAGGTGCTGCGGCTAAAGGGAAACTCACACATCTTGCAGGTTTATTTGGTTACTCAAAGTTCTTACAGGCTGTTCTAAAAGGTGTTGACTCAGAGATTGATTCAGGGAAGAAGGAAAGGGGAAAACACGCTGCAGCCACTCCTCCAGTCATCGACCTGATTATGCAGGCAGTCCAACCATGAATTGTCTAGTCAACTCATTTATTACTGAAACCTATTTcaatatttctacatttataaaGCTGCATCCATTTCAGTCTCTCTGGGAATATCCTACCAACAAGAAATGAAACCAACCTCTTGCACCAcgataaaaaacaatgaaggtGATGATCTCTCCAagacttttaaataaaataacaactttcctatttgttttatgttttttacagAAGTCCTCATGAAGTTTTATAtcttctgtgtttctgattgTCTCCTTTAAACTGCTGCTGTAAAGCaagttgtttttctgtcatgtaAAGTGTCCTacaaataaagaattattattatttatttatttattttagtcagGGGGGGTTTGTCGGGGTAATCTGTTATCACCATGTCACCACaataacatttgacttcttAAGAAAAAACCCTTGATAACACAACTGTAGGCCTATTGTGGGTCTGTCTGCATTCCTCATAACAATTTAAAGTCCCTAAATTAACTATTTTAGTACACATTCAGACTTTATCACAGGTGTATTGCTCTACAGTCAGCTTAAAAAATGCTGCATGCTAGCCATTCTGTGCATGAAACAGAGCTTTATCATTATTCTTGGTTATGTAGGCAGAAGAAACACACATCATTTAGCCTGTTAGCATTAACCCTTTAGTGAACTGATGGATACTTTCGGAAACGTTTCATTTATCAGTCTGATTATGGTTTCTATTCTGTGTAAGTGAAAGTCCAGAGTAGTAAATTGACTTTAGGACCTTGTTATTGTCTTAAAAATGCTAAAGACTATGATTagcatgtttttgttcatggTCGGTACAGTGACTTAAACTACGACAATATTTCAGGC
This is a stretch of genomic DNA from Labrus bergylta chromosome 20, fLabBer1.1, whole genome shotgun sequence. It encodes these proteins:
- the LOC109976791 gene encoding ADP-ribosyl cyclase/cyclic ADP-ribose hydrolase 1-like; this translates as MVSKKALAIGVIVTVVVVVVIVVSSVLLTQKAEFRETFMKKCLEFPEEKHICETIWTNFEQAYVGKEKCNFSDQNYDQLFAETPFKHPCGKTMFWSKTKDLVHKFTKKRDCFFTLEDTLLGYVLNGLSWCGEKGNNETFTENCEDCLPNPVSSFWKIASTRFAQYACEGASVMLDGERKEPYDSKSFFGGVEVPNLQPPRVKNLTVVLVTEEIRACTCDSLGTLRKDLDQRIGCACKAVTKSRVETCIEDNTPCGACW